From one Henriciella marina DSM 19595 genomic stretch:
- the glyS gene encoding glycine--tRNA ligase subunit beta produces the protein MAELLLELFSEEIPARMQAKAEGDLRDALTKGLTEAGVEYGDVVALSGPRRLAVAIAGLPDKSADVSEEKKGPKVDAPEKAIEGFLRGAGLTSIDQAQVRSDPKKGDFYVAIREIPGRPLEEIIAGLVPDIVRGFHWPKSMRWGRGELRWVRPLQRILCVFNGKTVDFEIDGLKSGNQTEGHRVQGRGPFRITSLEDYRQILQTEGFVVVSRDDRRLLIEDQAHMVCAQAGLELVEDRGLLEEVTGLAEWPVVILGEMDPAFLSLPPEVVQLSMRTHQKYFAVRNPETGELAPNFVVVANIEASDGGKSIAGGNARVLSARLDDARFFWDQDKKTPLETMAKKLATIDFKKELGTIADKVERVAALARELAPKVGADSDLAERAARLAKADLVSGMVGEFPELQGLMGRYYALEQGLNSGVIPDAQRSGTQSSEVTGSRTSSDELSGITNLLAGLSEAEVRKIADAIGDHYKPQGPSDAVPSEPVSIAVALADKLDTLVGFWAIDEKPTGSKDPFALRRAALGVVRIVLENAVRLPMKPTLKEHAYIHARRQASAFMEADRLAAADLATKSGANELVDVFEKSPHGQESSGSIGDLAFGNVTHSSPLLEFFADRLKQYLRDQGARHDLIDAVFALGEDDLVLIVKRVEALAAFLETEDGANLLAGYKRAANILKAEEKKDGAPIEGKVDPSLFEQDEERALHIAIETAAARADAALKAEDFEAAMAALAELRGPVDAFFDGVTVNADDAKLRANRLAVLTSIRAALHNVADFTKISG, from the coding sequence ATGGCTGAACTCCTCCTTGAACTCTTTTCCGAAGAAATCCCGGCCCGCATGCAGGCGAAGGCCGAAGGCGACCTGCGCGATGCGCTGACCAAGGGCCTGACCGAGGCCGGCGTCGAGTATGGCGATGTCGTCGCCCTGTCGGGGCCGCGGCGTCTGGCCGTTGCGATTGCCGGTCTGCCGGACAAATCGGCCGATGTGAGCGAAGAGAAAAAGGGCCCGAAGGTCGACGCGCCTGAAAAAGCGATCGAGGGATTCCTGCGCGGGGCAGGCCTCACCTCGATCGATCAGGCGCAAGTGCGGAGCGACCCCAAGAAAGGCGATTTCTATGTCGCCATACGCGAAATCCCGGGCCGTCCGCTGGAAGAGATCATTGCAGGCCTCGTGCCAGATATCGTGCGCGGCTTTCACTGGCCGAAATCGATGCGCTGGGGCCGCGGCGAATTGCGCTGGGTGCGCCCGCTGCAGCGCATCCTCTGCGTCTTCAATGGCAAGACCGTCGACTTCGAGATCGATGGCCTGAAATCCGGCAATCAGACCGAAGGCCACCGCGTTCAGGGACGTGGGCCGTTCAGGATCACATCACTCGAAGACTATCGCCAAATTCTCCAGACAGAGGGCTTCGTTGTCGTCTCGCGCGATGATCGCCGCCTGCTGATCGAGGATCAGGCGCATATGGTCTGCGCGCAAGCCGGGCTGGAGCTGGTTGAGGATCGCGGTCTGCTCGAAGAAGTGACAGGGCTCGCCGAATGGCCGGTCGTCATCCTGGGGGAGATGGACCCGGCCTTCCTGTCGCTGCCGCCTGAAGTCGTGCAGCTGTCGATGCGCACGCACCAGAAATATTTCGCCGTCCGCAACCCGGAGACGGGCGAACTTGCGCCGAACTTCGTCGTTGTCGCCAATATCGAAGCCAGCGATGGCGGCAAGTCGATCGCAGGCGGCAATGCCCGCGTTCTGTCGGCACGTCTCGACGATGCGCGCTTCTTCTGGGACCAGGACAAGAAGACCCCGCTTGAGACGATGGCGAAGAAGCTCGCAACCATCGACTTCAAGAAAGAGCTGGGCACGATTGCCGACAAGGTGGAACGGGTCGCCGCACTGGCGCGAGAGCTCGCGCCAAAGGTCGGCGCTGATTCTGATCTGGCCGAACGTGCCGCGCGCCTTGCCAAGGCAGACCTCGTCTCCGGCATGGTCGGCGAATTCCCTGAGCTTCAGGGCCTGATGGGGCGGTATTATGCTCTCGAACAAGGCCTCAACAGTGGTGTCATCCCGGACGCGCAGCGATCCGGGACCCAGAGCAGCGAAGTCACTGGGTCCCGGACAAGCTCTGACGAGCTTTCCGGGATCACGAATTTGCTGGCAGGGCTGTCTGAGGCGGAGGTGCGCAAGATCGCAGATGCGATCGGCGACCATTACAAGCCGCAGGGGCCATCCGATGCCGTGCCGTCAGAGCCGGTCAGCATCGCGGTCGCACTGGCCGACAAGCTCGACACGCTGGTCGGTTTCTGGGCGATCGATGAAAAGCCGACAGGGTCGAAGGATCCCTTTGCACTGCGCCGCGCAGCGCTGGGTGTTGTGCGGATTGTGCTAGAGAATGCGGTCCGGCTTCCGATGAAGCCAACTTTGAAGGAGCATGCCTACATTCATGCCCGCCGACAGGCGAGCGCATTTATGGAAGCTGATCGATTGGCAGCAGCGGATTTGGCAACAAAGTCAGGTGCAAACGAATTAGTCGATGTCTTCGAAAAAAGCCCACATGGTCAGGAGAGTTCAGGGAGCATCGGAGATCTAGCATTCGGAAACGTGACGCATTCTTCTCCGTTGCTTGAGTTCTTCGCTGATCGCCTGAAACAATACCTTCGCGATCAGGGCGCGCGTCATGACCTGATTGATGCGGTCTTTGCCCTCGGCGAGGATGACCTCGTCCTGATCGTGAAACGGGTTGAGGCGCTAGCCGCTTTCCTTGAGACCGAGGACGGCGCGAATCTGCTGGCCGGCTATAAGCGCGCCGCCAACATCCTGAAAGCCGAAGAGAAGAAGGATGGCGCGCCCATCGAGGGCAAGGTCGATCCATCCCTGTTCGAGCAGGACGAGGAGCGCGCGCTTCATATCGCGATCGAGACGGCCGCCGCCCGCGCCGATGCCGCGCTGAAGGCGGAAGACTTCGAGGCCGCCATGGCCGCGCTCGCGGAACTTCGCGGGCCGGTCGATGCGTTCTTTGACGGCGTGACGGTCAATGCCGATGACGCGAAGCTGAGGGCCAATCGGCTTGCGGTCCTCACATCGATTCGCGCCGCGCTTCACAATGTGGCCGATTTTACGAAGATTTCGGGCTGA
- the ppdK gene encoding pyruvate, phosphate dikinase, with product MGDTAQQASKEKWVYSFGGGSADGNTKMKNLLGGKGANLAEMATLGLPVPPGFTLTTAVCTAYYDRGETYPDGLEAQVDAALEAVEQETGKTFGDADNPLLVSVRSGARASMPGMMDTVLNLGLSEVTVEGLAKKAGERFAYDSYRRFIQMYCNVVLGLKHDTFEHILDDYKERHDYNLDTDLLAEDWKEIIVQYKAAVKKQLGKPFPDDPRKQLWGAIGAVFGSWMNDRAILYRKLNDIPAEWGTAVNVQSMVFGNMGDTSATGVAFTRDPSTGEKVFYGEFLVNAQGEDVVAGIRTPAPISRSRAEALSSDELPLESAMPAVYTELVEVANTLEAHYRDMQDIEFTVEDNKLYMLQTRTGKRTAGAALKIAVDMAEEGLINEEEAVLRLMPGQLDQLLHPTIAPDAKRDVIVKGLPASPGAAVGKVVFDSDEAAELAEKGEDVILMRVETSPEDIHGMHAARAIVTCRGGMTSHAAVVARGMGRPCVCGAGTLQIDTAKGIFRAGGREFKKGDVVTIDGAEGEVLVGAIDMVQPDLSGDFGKLMEWADRARGLKVRTNAETPADVETAKKFGAEGIGLCRTEHMFFDAERIPVVRSMILAENKKGREAALAKLLPMQRGDFADIFRIMEDRPCTIRLLDPPLHEFLPHSEEEMAEVAKSAGVSVEMLKRQADDLHESNPMLGHRGCRLGITYPEIYEMQARAIFEAAVEVSKETGYKPIPEVMIPLVATHKELEILKARVDATAKAVFKETGTELEYLVGTMIELPRACLQAGKIAESAAFFSFGTNDLTQTTLGISRDDAARFLKAYEEQGIYEKDPFVTLDQVGVGELVQMAAERGRKTRPDIKLGICGEHGGDPASVMFCAAIGLDYVSCSPYRVPIARLAAAHAALGKQGSS from the coding sequence ATGGGTGACACCGCTCAGCAAGCGTCGAAGGAAAAATGGGTCTATTCCTTCGGCGGTGGGTCCGCAGACGGCAATACCAAGATGAAGAACCTGCTGGGGGGCAAGGGCGCGAATCTCGCTGAAATGGCGACGCTGGGCCTTCCTGTTCCACCAGGCTTCACGCTGACGACGGCGGTCTGCACCGCCTATTATGATCGCGGCGAAACCTATCCGGATGGCCTGGAGGCGCAGGTCGATGCCGCGCTGGAAGCTGTCGAGCAGGAGACGGGCAAGACGTTCGGCGACGCCGACAATCCGCTGCTGGTCTCCGTGCGCTCTGGCGCCCGCGCCTCCATGCCTGGCATGATGGACACGGTGCTCAACCTCGGCCTGTCGGAAGTGACCGTCGAGGGCCTCGCCAAGAAGGCGGGGGAGCGCTTTGCCTATGACAGCTATCGCCGCTTCATCCAGATGTACTGCAATGTCGTTCTCGGCCTGAAGCACGACACGTTCGAGCACATTCTGGACGATTACAAAGAACGCCACGACTACAATCTCGACACCGATCTTCTGGCCGAGGACTGGAAAGAGATCATCGTCCAGTACAAGGCGGCGGTGAAGAAACAGCTCGGCAAGCCATTTCCGGACGATCCACGCAAGCAGCTCTGGGGCGCGATCGGCGCGGTCTTCGGTTCATGGATGAATGACCGGGCGATCCTTTACCGCAAGCTTAACGACATTCCTGCCGAATGGGGCACGGCCGTAAACGTGCAGTCCATGGTGTTCGGCAATATGGGCGACACGTCCGCGACCGGTGTTGCGTTCACCCGCGATCCGTCGACCGGCGAGAAGGTCTTCTACGGTGAGTTCCTCGTGAATGCGCAGGGCGAAGACGTGGTGGCCGGCATTCGCACGCCGGCGCCAATCTCCCGCTCACGCGCCGAGGCGCTCTCATCCGATGAACTCCCGCTCGAGAGCGCCATGCCGGCGGTCTACACCGAGCTGGTCGAAGTCGCGAACACGCTGGAAGCGCACTACCGCGACATGCAGGACATCGAGTTCACGGTCGAGGACAACAAGCTCTACATGCTGCAGACCCGCACCGGGAAACGCACAGCCGGTGCAGCGCTCAAGATCGCCGTCGACATGGCTGAAGAAGGCCTCATCAATGAGGAAGAGGCTGTGCTTCGCCTCATGCCGGGCCAGCTCGACCAGCTGCTCCACCCGACCATTGCACCGGATGCCAAGCGCGACGTGATCGTGAAGGGCCTGCCAGCCAGCCCCGGCGCGGCGGTCGGCAAGGTGGTCTTCGATTCCGATGAAGCTGCCGAGCTTGCCGAGAAGGGCGAGGACGTCATCCTGATGCGCGTCGAGACATCGCCTGAAGACATTCACGGCATGCATGCGGCCCGCGCCATCGTCACCTGCCGCGGCGGGATGACCTCGCACGCGGCCGTTGTGGCCCGCGGCATGGGGCGGCCTTGCGTCTGCGGCGCAGGCACGCTGCAGATCGACACCGCCAAAGGCATCTTCCGCGCGGGTGGGCGTGAGTTCAAAAAGGGCGATGTCGTCACGATTGACGGCGCTGAAGGCGAAGTGCTCGTCGGCGCCATCGACATGGTCCAGCCAGACCTTTCGGGCGATTTCGGCAAGCTCATGGAATGGGCGGACCGGGCACGTGGCCTGAAAGTTCGCACCAATGCCGAGACCCCGGCTGATGTTGAAACGGCCAAGAAGTTCGGCGCAGAAGGCATCGGCCTCTGCCGCACAGAGCACATGTTCTTCGACGCAGAGCGGATCCCGGTCGTGCGCTCGATGATCCTGGCTGAAAACAAGAAGGGCCGTGAGGCTGCGCTTGCCAAGCTTCTTCCGATGCAGCGCGGCGATTTTGCCGACATCTTCCGCATCATGGAAGACCGTCCCTGCACGATCCGCCTTCTCGATCCACCGCTGCACGAGTTCCTGCCGCATTCGGAAGAAGAGATGGCAGAGGTCGCAAAATCGGCTGGTGTCAGCGTCGAGATGCTGAAGCGCCAGGCCGACGATCTGCACGAAAGCAATCCGATGCTCGGCCATCGCGGTTGCCGCCTCGGGATCACCTATCCCGAGATCTATGAGATGCAGGCCCGCGCCATCTTCGAGGCAGCGGTCGAGGTCTCCAAGGAAACCGGCTACAAGCCGATCCCCGAAGTCATGATCCCGCTGGTCGCGACCCATAAGGAACTTGAAATCCTCAAGGCCCGCGTCGATGCGACGGCAAAGGCTGTGTTCAAGGAAACCGGGACAGAGCTCGAATATCTCGTCGGCACGATGATCGAACTGCCACGCGCCTGCCTGCAGGCCGGCAAGATCGCTGAATCTGCAGCCTTCTTCTCATTCGGGACAAATGACCTGACGCAGACGACGCTGGGCATTTCGCGCGATGACGCGGCCCGCTTTCTCAAGGCCTATGAAGAGCAGGGCATCTACGAGAAAGACCCGTTCGTCACGCTCGATCAGGTCGGTGTCGGTGAGCTCGTTCAGATGGCAGCAGAGCGTGGCCGCAAGACACGGCCCGATATCAAGCTGGGCATTTGCGGTGAGCATGGCGGCGATCCGGCATCGGTGATGTTCTGCGCCGCAATCGGCCTCGATTACGTCTCCTGTTCACCATACCGGGTGCCAATTGCCCGCCT